A stretch of [Clostridium] scindens DNA encodes these proteins:
- a CDS encoding nucleoside hydrolase, producing MEFPVITEEERRRLLAPPSGKVEMVLDTDTYNEVDDQFALAYALMSPEKLDLKAVYAAPFSSEFFDRQLKSKKERVTVPMTSDLKEGLELSYKEIIKIFNMLDRSPDGRVFRGSAEYMKEKGVPVESDAARDLVKRAMESEDILYVVAIGEITNIASAILMEPEIIRKIVVVWLSGQPMYWPHTLEFNMGQDVLASQLIFDCGVPLVLMPCMTVASHLTTTAAELKERLMGRSRIGTYLSDIVISQLSPQAADNMLSLFRLTYLQEADDYPDYPLDDTGFQAMAPSRIIWDISTIGYMVNPRWCPSLLVPAPRLTDDVRWEHDPRRHKIRVCNFVYRDGIFGDMFEKLGKAPK from the coding sequence ATGGAATTTCCTGTAATTACCGAGGAAGAGAGAAGAAGGCTGCTGGCACCTCCGTCAGGAAAAGTGGAAATGGTGCTGGATACGGATACTTATAATGAGGTGGATGATCAGTTTGCACTGGCTTATGCGCTGATGTCGCCAGAGAAACTTGATCTGAAAGCAGTTTATGCGGCCCCTTTTTCTTCTGAATTCTTTGACCGCCAGTTAAAGAGCAAGAAAGAACGGGTGACGGTACCAATGACCAGCGACCTGAAAGAAGGGCTGGAACTAAGTTATAAAGAGATTATCAAAATATTCAATATGCTGGACCGCTCGCCGGATGGCAGAGTGTTCCGGGGATCGGCAGAGTACATGAAGGAAAAGGGGGTGCCTGTGGAATCAGATGCCGCAAGAGATCTTGTCAAGCGGGCCATGGAAAGCGAAGATATTCTTTATGTTGTGGCAATTGGGGAGATCACGAATATTGCTTCGGCAATTCTGATGGAGCCGGAGATCATCCGGAAAATTGTGGTAGTATGGCTGTCCGGACAGCCGATGTACTGGCCTCATACGCTGGAATTCAATATGGGACAGGATGTATTGGCCTCCCAGTTGATATTTGACTGCGGCGTTCCGCTCGTATTGATGCCGTGTATGACGGTAGCCTCTCATCTGACGACAACGGCTGCGGAACTCAAGGAAAGATTGATGGGAAGAAGCAGGATCGGAACGTATCTTTCTGACATCGTCATCAGCCAGCTGAGTCCGCAGGCAGCGGACAATATGCTTTCCCTATTCCGGCTTACCTATCTTCAGGAAGCGGATGACTATCCGGACTATCCGCTGGACGATACAGGATTTCAGGCTATGGCCCCTTCCAGGATTATCTGGGATATCTCCACGATCGGCTATATGGTGAATCCACGCTGGTGTCCGTCTCTGCTTGTACCGGCGCCACGTCTCACTGACGACGTCAGGTGGGAGCACGATCCGAGGAGACATAAAATCCGTGTATGTAATTTCGTATACAGGGATGGGATCTTCGGAGATATGTTTGAAAAACTGGGCAAAGCGCCAAAATAA
- a CDS encoding ABC transporter permease: MKMGYAKNRVRNFMGSYFSFIGLLLVVIIFHVLTEGRLISSRNMMNIFNNFFSIGLGSVGVMFLMSLGELDLSVGAILGFSAAIGAFSAEIHTVWILPACLFTGLLIGSLNGVLVSRLKVESFIGTLAVSFIARGLTTYLLNGSVGIPLTQRIYDRSAVKITVFIIAAVVFYILFDYTSYGKACRSVGASADAARQSGVAVERVRMTAFMISGLLCGLAGFFSLVRTCTASSKTGDAFEFEVLLAVLFGGMPLSGGWSVKFRAAIVGSIAMAVMQNGMSLMGIDGLTQQLVQGIILIVVVVISFDRKNTVVIK; the protein is encoded by the coding sequence ATGAAGATGGGTTACGCAAAAAATCGTGTCAGAAATTTTATGGGCAGTTATTTTTCATTTATCGGGCTGTTGCTCGTAGTCATTATATTTCATGTGCTGACAGAGGGAAGGCTGATCAGTTCCAGAAATATGATGAATATTTTCAACAATTTTTTCAGCATTGGACTGGGTTCTGTCGGAGTCATGTTTTTGATGTCGCTTGGGGAACTGGATTTATCTGTGGGGGCAATTCTGGGATTCTCGGCCGCCATCGGAGCCTTTTCGGCAGAGATACATACCGTATGGATACTTCCGGCATGCCTTTTTACAGGACTATTGATCGGTTCATTAAACGGAGTGCTTGTATCAAGGCTTAAAGTAGAATCTTTTATTGGAACACTGGCAGTCTCATTCATCGCGAGAGGCCTTACCACATATCTGCTAAATGGATCGGTGGGGATTCCGCTTACGCAGCGGATATATGACAGAAGCGCGGTTAAGATCACCGTATTTATCATCGCTGCGGTAGTATTTTATATTTTGTTTGATTATACATCTTATGGAAAGGCGTGCCGGTCGGTGGGGGCGTCCGCTGATGCGGCAAGGCAGTCGGGAGTTGCGGTTGAACGAGTAAGGATGACCGCGTTCATGATCTCAGGACTGCTCTGCGGGCTTGCAGGATTCTTCAGCCTTGTCAGGACATGCACTGCTTCATCAAAGACCGGGGATGCCTTTGAATTCGAAGTACTTCTGGCGGTACTGTTTGGCGGCATGCCTCTTTCGGGAGGATGGTCTGTAAAGTTCCGGGCCGCAATTGTCGGAAGTATTGCTATGGCTGTGATGCAGAACGGAATGTCGCTGATGGGCATTGACGGGCTTACCCAGCAGCTTGTGCAGGGGATCATCCTGATTGTCGTGGTAGTGATCTCATTTGACAGAAAAAATACGGTAGTGATCAAGTAA
- a CDS encoding sugar ABC transporter substrate-binding protein, with translation MKKKRWRLLAAVLALAMVMGMAAGCSGKGESEKKTADSGKKGDDPKAFTIGFPWQTSSTDPTFVSIENNVRAAVEAAGGEIVVVESDLSADDLINNVSDLISRGVDGIIMMPASDSMLATANQMCSDAGVYFGTMFRTINDEEIKKEVYDSEYYAGGCNEEDEEAAYNIVKNMAGQGVGNLCVINIAKGDTSSDLRDKGVEKGVKETGINLLNTTYGIAAQTDMTKTIESYIAAYPELDGILLAGTYCDAALPTIEKALSDHGMAGKVKVGRIDFDFTMGEYLKNDTFHVAYGGQQQIDPLLSTVILVNRVIGTPIVEDKPFNLITNYLELTSSEEADEYLKYFLGKNAVFTSEEIKDTMIKYYDDSINEDTFKEIVKNFTVADVAARHEGMED, from the coding sequence ATGAAAAAGAAAAGATGGAGGCTATTGGCAGCCGTGCTGGCGCTTGCCATGGTTATGGGAATGGCAGCGGGATGTTCCGGCAAAGGCGAGAGTGAAAAGAAGACGGCTGACAGTGGGAAAAAGGGAGATGACCCAAAAGCATTTACGATCGGGTTCCCATGGCAGACTTCCTCTACGGATCCGACATTCGTATCCATTGAGAACAATGTAAGAGCAGCGGTAGAGGCGGCAGGAGGAGAGATTGTCGTTGTGGAAAGCGATCTGTCCGCAGATGACCTGATCAACAATGTGTCTGACCTGATCAGCCGGGGAGTGGACGGAATTATTATGATGCCGGCGTCAGATTCCATGCTTGCAACAGCGAACCAGATGTGTTCGGACGCAGGCGTGTATTTCGGAACGATGTTCCGGACGATCAATGATGAGGAGATTAAGAAAGAGGTCTATGATTCTGAATATTATGCAGGCGGATGCAATGAGGAAGATGAAGAAGCAGCATATAATATTGTAAAGAATATGGCAGGACAGGGAGTCGGCAACCTCTGCGTGATCAATATTGCAAAAGGAGATACGTCTTCTGACTTAAGAGATAAAGGCGTGGAAAAAGGGGTAAAAGAGACAGGCATTAATCTTTTAAACACGACTTATGGAATCGCGGCACAGACAGATATGACAAAAACAATTGAAAGCTACATTGCGGCTTATCCGGAACTGGACGGCATCCTTCTGGCAGGAACCTATTGCGACGCGGCGCTTCCGACGATCGAAAAGGCCTTGTCTGATCATGGAATGGCCGGTAAAGTAAAGGTAGGAAGGATTGATTTTGACTTTACTATGGGCGAGTATCTGAAAAACGACACGTTCCATGTCGCTTACGGCGGTCAGCAGCAGATTGACCCGTTACTGTCAACCGTCATTCTTGTAAATAGAGTGATCGGAACTCCGATCGTAGAGGACAAGCCATTTAATCTGATAACAAATTATCTGGAACTGACTTCCAGCGAAGAGGCGGATGAATATCTGAAATACTTCCTTGGCAAAAATGCGGTATTTACTTCGGAAGAGATCAAAGATACTATGATCAAATATTATGACGACAGCATCAACGAAGATACATTTAAGGAAATAGTGAAGAACTTTACAGTGGCAGATGTTGCTGCAAGACATGAAGGAATGGAAGATTAG
- a CDS encoding ABC transporter permease — translation MKEIMKKCGKTLLLPVIVYGVFLIICFKRFNNLNCVYTIFLQSIVPTITAYAYAFIYMSGLFDFTIGSRIIIGGLVGGIASARFGMAGLLIGALVASVLVAALTGILNWICKIPSLILTMALTMIFEIMGKNISGKFSFVSIDYKYAALGSAPYIIIVLFVSAVVFYFIFNHTKFSYHMRAVGSNEAVSRNAGIHVQRVKVLCFVIGSLFAAVSAVLTISQSGSMGAQTNLGSAALLFKPLMGIIIAVVLQPVCNMTIGIFISQFTLNTIFIGLIAAGFPDTFQNIFLGIFLLIVMVFTNNVEGLKELLHKKPALRAEAS, via the coding sequence ATGAAAGAAATCATGAAGAAATGTGGAAAAACATTATTGCTTCCGGTAATTGTGTATGGAGTTTTTCTGATCATCTGTTTTAAAAGATTTAATAATCTGAACTGCGTATATACGATTTTCCTGCAGTCAATCGTGCCGACGATCACGGCCTATGCCTATGCATTTATCTACATGAGCGGGCTGTTCGATTTTACCATTGGTTCCAGGATCATCATCGGCGGACTTGTCGGAGGCATTGCCTCCGCCAGGTTCGGGATGGCGGGACTTCTGATTGGGGCGCTGGTGGCAAGCGTCCTGGTAGCGGCGCTCACAGGAATCCTGAACTGGATCTGCAAGATTCCTTCCCTGATTCTTACGATGGCTTTGACAATGATTTTTGAGATCATGGGGAAGAATATTTCCGGGAAGTTCAGTTTTGTGAGCATCGACTATAAATATGCGGCGCTTGGATCTGCGCCATATATTATTATTGTACTTTTCGTATCAGCGGTTGTGTTCTATTTTATATTTAATCATACAAAGTTCAGCTATCATATGAGGGCGGTCGGGAGCAATGAAGCAGTATCCAGAAATGCAGGGATACACGTACAGAGAGTAAAGGTATTGTGCTTTGTGATTGGAAGTCTGTTTGCCGCAGTATCGGCAGTGCTGACGATCAGCCAGTCAGGCTCTATGGGGGCACAGACGAATCTTGGGAGTGCGGCGCTTTTATTCAAGCCTTTGATGGGAATTATCATCGCGGTGGTTCTTCAGCCGGTGTGTAATATGACCATCGGCATCTTTATCAGCCAGTTTACCTTGAATACGATTTTTATCGGGCTGATCGCCGCTGGATTTCCGGATACATTCCAGAATATATTCCTTGGTATTTTCCTGCTGATTGTTATGGTTTTTACAAACAATGTCGAGGGACTAAAAGAACTGCTTCACAAGAAACCGGCGTTAAGGGCTGAAGCGTCCTAA